From a region of the Ardenticatena maritima genome:
- a CDS encoding efflux RND transporter permease subunit: MFERLVDKTTRLSLRFKWITIALSFLFIIAGGVAWSQLNQELLPPIEFPQTVVFVQAPGLSPEEVRDTITIPLEEAVRTVDGVVNIESTSSRGVAVIIVRNEFGLDQEALREELANAIEQVQLPEGVETPQLLNFNFSDLPVVAASASSSELSRSELKALIQSEIVPQLEALDGVARVEVSGGQELPEEIFSRDTESGEATAQPAEEATPAPVDLPDLWVRAAQMQGVELKTTADLTPEIVASALEAAPQLLDELTPEIVEATPLDVLQAVPADLYDRIPADARAALEARLAEAGALAEAPSAEGEGEQAGDMSADTGEAPTDEEAAAPAEQGETAAVPLPESWVAAAQAQGMTLETTADLTPEIVAGIASFAPQLLADLTPEHLLAMSPEAVAALPQDFLASLDPDLQAQLAQKAQAAAPAEQGEPGETLPLEWQAVGQAQGIELQRPEDLTPEIVQAVANFAPQLFETLTPDHLRRMSPEALAWLPETYTATLPDDVRAELDERAAPAGGLSAAWIAAQQAAEEMAKEAPPLSGAWVTPPEDGEPAQGPRFTTAADLINNGFAPTAADFLNLLVENGPPNAPQLLADLTPDVILWLAEHEENFLQNLSPAVLRMLSPEVLQALPEDFMASLDPALREELQAIASGEREVFIPEDTIARVNGQPAVVLTIYKENDANTVAVSHLVFDKLDELEAEYDALQFDVAFEQASFIEESISGVTREGLLGALFAIFVILVFLSGHGRDGRRIISWRSTLVTGVSIPLSVMMAFALMKWLPPAAHVVLNPLVDATRGVPLLGSLMHGIARLFPTNLTLNIMTLSGMTVAIGRVVDDSIVVLENIYRHIQRGEDQLEAVLTGTRDVAVAIFASTVTTVVVFLPIGLIGGLLGEFFLPFGVAVTYALMSSFVVAVTTIPVLTYMFIRKEHLPVEQETTLQRLYSRALHWALTHRAIVLVTAFVLFVVSMWLFSHRPRTFVPEMGEPEISVVVDLPSDYQMVDTLELVETFEERIADIEGLGIVRSTVGMGGFESIMFGGGVDQTRANVQIGVEDTERADELTAQVRAIANEVFGEENVRVSLGTASSGFGGFSLVLYGDPEVLADINDEVIATLEDIDGLANVSSNLSTGDTILRVDGQPAASFTGEIETDDAIGVTEKAIEAVRAIVPEGVTVTEGFDSRQQKEGFQQAGQAVLISIVIVYFVMVLTFHSLVDPFVILFSLPLATIGAAVALWLTDRVLGMSALVGMMMLVGIVVTNAIVLIDRVRKNRFVRGMNVYEALMEGGRTRLRPILMTAIAAMLALVPLALGVEEGAIIAAELATVVIGGLFSSTFLTLVVVPVVYSLVNRMKAEEVAQAGIGKPSPVPASLPEQ; this comes from the coding sequence ATGTTTGAACGACTTGTTGACAAAACAACCCGCCTCTCCTTGCGGTTCAAGTGGATCACGATTGCCTTATCGTTCCTCTTCATTATCGCGGGGGGAGTTGCGTGGTCGCAGCTCAACCAGGAGTTGCTGCCACCCATCGAATTTCCGCAGACCGTGGTCTTTGTTCAAGCGCCCGGTCTCTCACCCGAAGAAGTCCGTGATACGATCACCATTCCGCTGGAAGAAGCCGTCCGCACCGTTGACGGCGTGGTCAATATCGAATCCACCTCTTCGCGCGGCGTCGCCGTCATCATCGTGCGCAACGAATTCGGGCTTGACCAAGAAGCCCTGCGCGAAGAGCTGGCGAACGCCATCGAACAGGTGCAATTGCCCGAAGGCGTAGAAACGCCGCAACTGCTCAACTTCAACTTCTCCGACCTGCCGGTCGTCGCCGCCAGCGCCTCGTCATCGGAACTCTCGCGCAGTGAACTCAAAGCGCTCATCCAAAGCGAAATCGTGCCGCAACTGGAAGCGCTGGACGGCGTGGCGCGCGTGGAAGTGAGCGGGGGGCAAGAACTGCCCGAAGAAATCTTCAGCCGCGATACAGAGAGCGGCGAAGCCACCGCACAACCCGCCGAAGAAGCGACGCCCGCCCCTGTGGACCTGCCCGACCTGTGGGTGCGCGCCGCGCAAATGCAGGGTGTGGAACTGAAAACCACCGCCGACCTCACGCCCGAAATTGTGGCGTCGGCGCTGGAAGCCGCCCCCCAACTGCTGGACGAACTCACACCCGAAATCGTCGAAGCGACACCGCTTGACGTTCTGCAAGCCGTTCCCGCCGACCTGTACGACCGCATTCCCGCGGACGCACGCGCCGCGCTGGAAGCACGCCTGGCGGAAGCGGGCGCGCTTGCCGAAGCGCCCTCGGCTGAAGGCGAAGGCGAACAGGCGGGCGACATGAGCGCCGACACAGGCGAAGCACCCACCGACGAAGAAGCCGCCGCACCCGCCGAGCAAGGCGAAACCGCCGCGGTGCCCCTGCCCGAATCGTGGGTCGCCGCCGCACAAGCGCAGGGCATGACGCTCGAAACCACCGCCGACCTCACGCCCGAAATCGTCGCCGGCATCGCCTCGTTCGCGCCGCAACTGCTCGCCGACCTCACGCCTGAGCACTTGCTCGCCATGTCGCCCGAGGCGGTCGCCGCCCTGCCGCAAGACTTCCTCGCCTCGCTCGACCCAGACCTGCAAGCCCAACTCGCCCAAAAGGCGCAAGCCGCCGCGCCCGCCGAACAAGGCGAACCGGGCGAAACCTTGCCGCTCGAATGGCAAGCCGTGGGGCAAGCCCAGGGCATCGAACTGCAACGCCCTGAAGACCTGACCCCCGAAATCGTGCAGGCGGTGGCGAACTTTGCGCCACAACTCTTTGAAACACTCACACCCGACCACCTGCGCCGCATGTCGCCCGAGGCGCTGGCGTGGCTGCCGGAGACCTACACCGCCACCCTGCCCGACGACGTGCGCGCCGAACTCGATGAACGCGCCGCACCCGCCGGCGGGCTGAGCGCCGCCTGGATTGCCGCGCAACAAGCCGCCGAAGAAATGGCTAAGGAAGCGCCGCCGCTCAGCGGGGCGTGGGTGACACCGCCGGAAGATGGTGAGCCGGCGCAAGGACCACGCTTTACCACCGCCGCCGACCTCATCAACAACGGCTTTGCGCCCACCGCAGCCGACTTCCTCAACCTGCTGGTGGAAAACGGTCCGCCCAACGCGCCGCAACTGCTCGCCGACCTGACGCCCGACGTCATCCTGTGGCTGGCGGAGCACGAAGAAAACTTCCTGCAAAACCTGAGCCCGGCTGTCCTGCGCATGCTCTCGCCTGAGGTGCTGCAAGCCCTGCCGGAAGACTTCATGGCGAGCCTCGACCCCGCTTTGCGCGAGGAATTGCAAGCGATTGCCAGCGGCGAGCGCGAAGTCTTCATCCCCGAAGACACCATCGCTCGCGTCAACGGGCAACCGGCGGTTGTGCTCACCATCTACAAGGAAAACGACGCCAACACCGTCGCCGTCTCGCACCTGGTGTTCGACAAACTCGACGAACTGGAAGCCGAATACGACGCCTTGCAATTCGACGTCGCGTTTGAGCAAGCCTCGTTCATCGAAGAAAGCATCAGCGGCGTCACCCGCGAAGGCTTGCTTGGGGCGCTCTTCGCCATCTTCGTCATCCTCGTCTTCCTGAGCGGGCACGGGCGCGACGGTCGCCGCATCATCTCCTGGCGCAGTACGCTCGTCACCGGAGTGAGCATTCCGCTCTCGGTGATGATGGCGTTCGCCCTGATGAAGTGGCTGCCGCCCGCCGCGCATGTCGTGCTCAACCCGCTGGTGGACGCCACGCGCGGCGTGCCGCTGTTGGGCAGTCTCATGCACGGCATCGCGCGCCTCTTCCCCACCAACCTCACACTGAACATCATGACCCTCTCGGGGATGACGGTCGCCATTGGGCGCGTGGTGGACGACTCCATCGTGGTGCTCGAAAACATCTACCGCCACATCCAGCGGGGCGAAGACCAACTCGAAGCCGTGCTCACCGGCACGCGCGACGTCGCCGTCGCCATTTTCGCCTCGACGGTCACCACCGTGGTGGTCTTCCTACCCATCGGCCTGATTGGCGGCTTGCTGGGCGAATTCTTCCTGCCCTTCGGCGTGGCTGTGACCTACGCGCTTATGTCAAGTTTCGTAGTCGCCGTCACGACCATTCCCGTGCTCACGTACATGTTCATCCGCAAGGAGCACCTGCCTGTTGAGCAGGAAACAACCCTGCAACGCCTCTACTCGCGGGCACTGCACTGGGCGCTGACCCACCGCGCCATCGTGCTGGTGACGGCGTTCGTTCTCTTCGTGGTGAGCATGTGGCTCTTCAGCCACCGCCCACGCACGTTTGTGCCCGAAATGGGCGAACCGGAAATCTCGGTGGTGGTTGACCTGCCCAGCGACTACCAGATGGTGGACACGCTCGAACTGGTTGAAACGTTCGAGGAACGCATCGCCGACATCGAAGGCTTGGGGATTGTCCGCTCCACCGTCGGCATGGGTGGTTTTGAGTCCATCATGTTCGGCGGCGGTGTAGACCAGACCCGCGCCAACGTGCAAATCGGCGTGGAAGATACGGAACGCGCCGACGAACTCACAGCGCAGGTGCGCGCCATTGCCAACGAGGTCTTTGGCGAAGAGAACGTGCGTGTCTCGCTGGGCACGGCGTCCAGTGGGTTTGGCGGCTTCTCGCTGGTGCTCTACGGCGATCCGGAAGTGCTGGCGGACATCAACGATGAGGTCATCGCCACGCTCGAAGACATTGACGGGCTGGCGAACGTCAGCAGCAACCTGAGCACGGGCGACACCATCCTGCGTGTGGATGGGCAGCCCGCCGCCAGTTTCACGGGTGAAATTGAAACCGACGACGCCATCGGCGTGACCGAAAAGGCGATTGAGGCGGTGCGCGCCATCGTGCCCGAAGGCGTGACCGTCACCGAAGGGTTCGACAGCCGCCAGCAAAAAGAAGGCTTCCAGCAAGCGGGGCAAGCGGTGCTGATTTCCATCGTCATCGTTTACTTCGTGATGGTGCTCACCTTCCACTCGCTGGTGGATCCCTTCGTCATCCTCTTCAGCCTGCCGCTGGCAACCATTGGCGCGGCGGTGGCGCTCTGGCTGACCGACCGCGTGCTGGGTATGTCGGCGCTCGTCGGCATGATGATGCTCGTCGGGATTGTGGTGACGAACGCCATCGTGCTGATTGACCGTGTACGCAAGAACCGCTTTGTGCGCGGCATGAACGTGTATGAAGCGCTGATGGAAGGCGGTCGCACGCGCTTGCGCCCCATCCTGATGACGGCGATTGCCGCCATGCTGGCGCTCGTGCCGCTGGCGCTCGGCGTCGAGGAAGGCGCCATCATCGCCGCCGAACTGGCGACGGTGGTCATCGGGGGGCTCTTCTCCTCCACCTTCCTGACGCTGGTTGTAGTGCCGGTGGTGTACAGCCTGGTCAACCGCATGAAAGCGGAAGAAGTCGCCCAAGCGGGCATCGGCAAACCCTCTCCGGTGCCGGCATCCTTGCCTGAGCAGTAA
- the thiE gene encoding thiamine phosphate synthase: protein MPDWRLYVITDPRYGHGDALRDRVAAAIRGGATIVQLRDKTATTRALIEQARALLTITRAAGVPLIINDRVDVALAVGADGVHLGVDDMPIADARRLLGPHAIIGGSPETPEDALRMQREGATYLGVGDVFGTPTKPDAGAPIGIAGLQRIIALVDIPVIGIGGITPANAADVIRAGASGIAVVSAVMGAEDPAAAAQTLRHIIDRTRSEVEA, encoded by the coding sequence ATGCCCGACTGGCGACTCTACGTCATCACCGACCCGCGTTATGGCCACGGCGACGCCTTGCGCGACCGTGTCGCCGCCGCCATCCGTGGCGGTGCTACTATCGTGCAACTGCGCGACAAAACCGCCACCACCCGCGCCCTCATCGAACAGGCGCGCGCGCTCCTCACCATCACCCGCGCCGCCGGCGTGCCGCTCATCATCAACGACCGCGTGGACGTGGCGCTCGCCGTCGGCGCCGACGGCGTCCACCTTGGCGTGGACGACATGCCCATCGCCGACGCCCGCCGCCTGCTCGGTCCCCACGCCATCATCGGCGGCTCACCCGAAACCCCCGAAGACGCCCTGCGCATGCAGCGCGAAGGCGCTACCTACCTCGGCGTGGGCGACGTGTTCGGCACCCCCACCAAACCCGACGCCGGCGCGCCCATCGGCATCGCCGGCTTGCAACGCATCATCGCCCTGGTGGACATCCCCGTCATCGGCATCGGCGGCATCACACCCGCCAACGCCGCCGACGTCATTCGCGCCGGCGCCAGCGGCATCGCCGTCGTCTCCGCGGTAATGGGCGCGGAAGACCCCGCCGCCGCCGCGCAAACCCTGCGCCACATCATTGACCGCACACGCTCGGAGGTGGAAGCATGA
- the amaB gene encoding L-piperidine-6-carboxylate dehydrogenase: protein MAVLVSQKRVQSILQKLGLSDVNPGACIGPDEWIEDPNGEKLISYNPTTNEPIASVITATAATYDRVVEAAAEAFLEWRMVPAPKRGQMIRDFGDALREYKEPLGELVTLEVGKIRAEGLGEVQEMIDICDFAVGLSRQLYGLTMASERPRHRMYEQWHPLGPIGIITAFNFPVAVWSWNSAIAAVAGDTMIWKPSPLAPLTAVAVQHIANRVLADHGYKGVFNLVIGSNEEVGERMINDHRLPLISFTGSIRVGRHVAQTVAQRLGRTILELGGNNAVIVTPSADMDLVVRAVLFAAVGTAGQRCTTLRRLIVHKSVVDTLLPRLIDAYKQVRIGDPMDDNTLMGPLITPKAVENMMAAIETAKAIGGEVLYGGKARPDIGPNFVEPTIIKMPEQLPLVCEETFAPILYVMEYETLEEAIALNNGVPQGLSSAIFTNDLREAETFLSPEGSDCGIANVNIGTSGAEIGGAFGGEKDTGGGREAGSDAWKAYMRRQTVTINYSRELPLAQGIKFGDFSDTDDA, encoded by the coding sequence ATGGCAGTCCTGGTTTCGCAAAAGCGTGTGCAGTCCATTCTCCAGAAGTTAGGGCTTTCGGACGTCAACCCCGGCGCATGTATCGGCCCCGATGAGTGGATCGAAGACCCCAACGGCGAGAAACTGATTTCGTACAACCCCACCACGAACGAACCCATCGCCAGCGTCATCACAGCAACCGCCGCGACATACGACCGCGTGGTGGAAGCCGCCGCCGAGGCGTTTTTGGAGTGGCGCATGGTGCCCGCCCCCAAGCGTGGGCAGATGATTCGCGATTTTGGCGATGCGTTGCGCGAGTACAAAGAGCCGCTGGGCGAACTGGTGACGCTCGAAGTCGGCAAAATTCGCGCTGAGGGGCTGGGCGAAGTCCAGGAGATGATTGACATTTGCGATTTCGCGGTCGGGCTTTCGCGCCAGTTGTATGGCTTGACGATGGCGTCGGAGCGCCCGCGCCACCGCATGTACGAACAGTGGCACCCCCTGGGACCGATTGGTATCATCACCGCCTTCAACTTCCCCGTGGCGGTCTGGTCGTGGAACTCGGCGATTGCGGCTGTGGCGGGCGACACCATGATTTGGAAGCCTTCGCCGCTTGCCCCGTTGACGGCGGTTGCCGTCCAGCACATTGCCAACCGCGTGCTGGCCGACCACGGCTACAAGGGCGTTTTCAACCTGGTGATTGGCTCGAATGAAGAAGTCGGCGAGCGCATGATCAACGACCATCGCCTGCCGCTCATCTCCTTCACCGGCTCCATTCGCGTGGGGCGGCACGTGGCGCAAACCGTCGCCCAGCGCCTGGGGCGCACGATTTTGGAACTGGGCGGCAACAACGCCGTGATTGTGACCCCCAGCGCGGACATGGACCTGGTGGTGCGCGCCGTGCTGTTCGCCGCAGTGGGGACGGCGGGGCAACGCTGTACCACGTTGCGCCGTCTCATCGTCCACAAGTCGGTGGTGGATACGCTCTTGCCGCGGCTCATTGACGCCTACAAGCAGGTGCGCATTGGCGACCCCATGGACGACAACACGCTGATGGGACCGCTGATTACGCCCAAGGCGGTGGAAAACATGATGGCGGCGATTGAGACCGCCAAGGCGATTGGCGGCGAGGTGCTCTACGGCGGCAAGGCGCGCCCCGACATTGGCCCCAACTTTGTTGAACCGACGATTATCAAGATGCCCGAGCAATTGCCGCTGGTGTGCGAAGAAACCTTTGCGCCGATTCTCTACGTGATGGAATACGAAACCCTGGAAGAAGCCATTGCGCTGAACAACGGTGTGCCGCAAGGCTTGTCGAGCGCGATCTTCACCAACGACTTGCGCGAAGCCGAAACCTTCCTCTCACCCGAAGGCTCCGACTGCGGTATCGCCAACGTCAACATTGGGACGAGCGGCGCGGAAATTGGCGGGGCGTTTGGCGGCGAGAAAGATACCGGCGGCGGGCGCGAAGCCGGTTCGGATGCGTGGAAGGCGTACATGCGCCGCCAGACCGTCACCATCAACTACTCGCGCGAATTGCCGCTGGCGCAGGGAATCAAGTTCGGCGATTTTTCGGATACCGACGACGCCTAA
- the thiD gene encoding bifunctional hydroxymethylpyrimidine kinase/phosphomethylpyrimidine kinase, with the protein MSRTCPAVLTIAGSDSGGGAGIQADLHTFAACGVWGASAITALTAQNTLGVLATHTVPAPFVRAQIDAVMQDIHPTVWKTGMLATTDIIETVAHAAAEYAIPHLVLDPVMVATSGDALLEEDAHHALIHRLLPRATVITPNRAEAEALTGLLITSLDEMRAAARILHGIGGAAVILTGGHIEDPEWRGHAVDLFFDGTDMYLLAAERITTTNTHGTGCTFSAALAASLAQGLPLLTAAQHAKTFITHALRAAADYQLGRGHGPAGHFLLAQSAPLDPSLVRVVRLGW; encoded by the coding sequence ATGAGCCGCACATGCCCCGCCGTGCTCACCATCGCCGGCTCCGACTCCGGGGGCGGCGCCGGCATTCAAGCCGACCTGCACACCTTCGCCGCCTGCGGCGTGTGGGGCGCCAGCGCCATCACCGCGCTAACCGCGCAAAACACCCTCGGCGTCCTCGCCACACACACCGTGCCCGCCCCCTTCGTGCGGGCGCAAATTGACGCCGTCATGCAAGACATCCACCCCACCGTCTGGAAAACCGGCATGCTCGCCACCACCGACATCATCGAAACCGTAGCGCACGCCGCCGCCGAGTACGCCATCCCCCACCTCGTCCTCGACCCCGTCATGGTCGCCACCAGCGGCGACGCCCTGCTGGAAGAGGACGCCCACCACGCCCTCATCCACCGATTGCTCCCGCGCGCCACCGTCATCACCCCCAACCGCGCCGAAGCCGAAGCCCTCACCGGCTTGCTCATCACCTCGCTGGACGAAATGCGCGCCGCCGCCCGCATCCTGCACGGCATCGGGGGCGCCGCCGTCATTCTGACGGGGGGGCACATCGAAGACCCCGAATGGCGCGGGCACGCCGTGGACCTCTTCTTTGACGGCACGGACATGTACCTGCTCGCCGCCGAACGCATCACCACCACCAACACCCACGGCACCGGCTGCACCTTCTCCGCCGCGCTCGCCGCCTCTCTCGCGCAAGGGCTTCCCCTGCTCACCGCCGCCCAGCACGCCAAAACCTTCATCACCCACGCGCTCCGCGCCGCCGCCGACTACCAGCTCGGGCGTGGACATGGTCCCGCGGGGCATTTCCTGCTCGCGCAGAGCGCCCCGCTCGACCCCTCGCTCGTGCGCGTCGTGCGGCTCGGCTGGTAA
- a CDS encoding TetR/AcrR family transcriptional regulator: MPKIVRDEHIFQTVIAVLTQRGYDGATMRAIAEAAGVSEVTLFRRYGSKSELVRQAVAWLASTLDFEAAVQATGDVYADLVRVVQRYQQLTERHGVFLTAFMAELARHPDLAEAMDAPRAVLWAIGGLFLHYQQAGVLVSEPPLQSAAALLGPLAYSALMRRVWQMDAPALDVEAHVQRFLEGRLQKA; encoded by the coding sequence ATGCCCAAAATCGTGCGAGACGAGCACATCTTTCAGACGGTGATTGCCGTGCTCACCCAACGAGGGTATGACGGTGCGACCATGCGTGCCATTGCCGAGGCGGCGGGCGTGAGCGAGGTGACCTTGTTTCGGCGGTATGGGAGCAAATCTGAATTGGTGCGGCAGGCTGTCGCGTGGCTGGCGTCCACGCTGGATTTTGAGGCGGCGGTGCAGGCGACCGGGGATGTGTACGCCGATTTGGTGCGCGTGGTGCAACGTTACCAGCAATTGACGGAGCGGCATGGGGTGTTTCTGACCGCCTTCATGGCGGAGTTGGCGCGCCACCCAGACCTGGCTGAGGCGATGGATGCCCCGCGGGCGGTTTTGTGGGCGATTGGCGGGCTTTTCCTGCACTACCAGCAAGCGGGGGTTTTGGTGAGCGAGCCGCCGTTGCAAAGTGCGGCGGCGCTGTTGGGGCCGCTCGCCTATTCGGCGTTGATGCGGCGCGTGTGGCAGATGGACGCTCCCGCGCTGGATGTGGAAGCACACGTGCAGCGTTTTCTGGAAGGGCGCTTGCAGAAGGCGTGA